One window of the Zea mays cultivar B73 chromosome 3, Zm-B73-REFERENCE-NAM-5.0, whole genome shotgun sequence genome contains the following:
- the LOC103649540 gene encoding uncharacterized protein: MGLDIITTLFFQKEDTLPLIFQKEDTQIIPFFGGSEIVHMRVMVLLLLPLLAQLQKVMLLGLLLLLMPRRAMLQAQHATNHALGPTVVHDASQIAHPVVRAAARAAISHIATQTAAAIHHAVNQTVALTTICHAANRTTAHVVNRTELLHGPRHVLIAGA; this comes from the exons ATGGGTCTTGATATTATAACTACTCTGTTTTTTCAGAAAGAAGATACACTTCCTCTGATTTTTCAGAAAGAAGATACACAGATCATACCTTTTTTTGGTGGATCAG AAATTGTGCATATGCGTGTCATGGTTCTGCTGCTCCTGCCATTGCTTGCCCAACTGCAAAAGGTCATGCTGCTTGGATTGCTCCTGTTGCTCATGCCCAGACGTGCCATGCTGCAAGCCCAGCATGCAACAAACCATGCTTTGGGTCCAACAGTTGTTCATGATGCAAGCCAGATTGCCCATCCTGTAGTTCGAGCAGCAGCTCGTGCTGCAATCAGTCATATTGCAACCCAAACTGCAGCTGCAATCCACCACGCCGTAAACCAAACTGTAGCTCTTACTACAATATGTCATGCTGCAAACCGAACTACAGCTCATGTTGTAAACCGAACCGAGCTGCTTCATGGCCCTCGCCACGTTCTAATTGCTGGCGCCTAG
- the LOC100191938 gene encoding Salt stress root protein RS1, which yields MTSVWKTKVLPGLNKIFDKDGKKAAAAGFLKSFNKEEFDKEIEDKKTELEPKVVEAYEASPPEVKALFKDKKPVKVSKKNSAAVTKFLDELAKIDFPGAKVVSEAVAKSGTSPLLPAITFILDKVAPFIPKEEPKEEPAAEATSREVAVEEKKEEAEPAAATEAAPAPAETPSEAAVVEEKKEEEKKEEEDKPAAEEAAPPAAAAAAAEEK from the exons ATGACCAGCGTGTGGAAGACCAAGGTTCTGCCTGGCCTCAACAAGATCTTTGACAAGGATGGCAAGAAGGCTGCAGCTGCAGGCTTCTTGAAGTCCTTCAACAAG GAGGAGTTTGACAAGGAGATTGAGGACAAGAAGACAGAGCTGGAGCCCAAGGTCGTGGAGGCCTACGAAGCATCTCCTCCTGAGGtcaag GCTCTCTTCAAGGATAAGAAGCCAGTCAAGGTCAGCAAGAAGAACTCGGCTGCAGTCACCAAGTTCCtcgatgagctggctaagattg ACTTCCCTGGAGCCAAGGTGGTGAGCGAGGCGGTGGCCAAGTCCGGCACCTCGCCCCTGCTTCCGGCGATCACCTTCATCTTGGACAAGGTCGCACCGTTTATCCCCAAGGAGGAGCCCAAGGAAGAGCCGGCGGCGGAGGCCACCTCCCGGGAAGTCGccgtggaggagaagaaggaggaggccgaGCCAGCTGCAGCGACGGAGGCGGCACCGGCGCCGGCAGAGACACCGTCGGAGGCGGCGGTggtagaggagaagaaggaagaagagaagaaggaagaggaGGATAAGCCGGCTGCCGAAGAGGCGGCGCCGCcagcagcagctgctgctgctgctgaggagaaGTGA
- the LOC100285082 gene encoding KOB1, with the protein MAGYRGGSSVSASTGGGGSAVAAAFSTRLLLLLTLLPLALAAFAFALQWRGGMRDPAGAAWPADAQRFPGMENSPLSSSHGGAGSYFAVSSSSSSPGADCAEILGRSAASSNGISLYRGWSFDSESAITPKICITGSTSASLHQILPWLYYHKVIGVSHFFLFVEGEAAKPAVTSVLESIRGVKIIYRTKELKEKQEKSRIWNETWLAGFFYKPCNYELFVKQSLNMEMAIIMARDAGMDWIIHLDTDELIHPAGAREYSLRRLLLDVPDNVDMVIFPNYESSIERDDIKDPFTEVSMFKKNYDHLPKDTYFGLYKEATRGNPNYFLTYGNGKSAARVQEHLRPNGAHRWHNYMKSPNEIKLEEAAILHYTYTKFSDLTSRRDRCGCKPTKEDVKRCFILEFDRLAFIIASTATEEEMRNWYKEHVVWTDRDTNLKLLRKSVLTRIYAPMAIIRGLKESGVFTNAVTSAKAQSKTKSSNMGLGNKDPIQPNGTAGQSTLEGSHGKLQATVRKILEMVDTQEEAAMPPMSPPGFLELTESVTAFS; encoded by the exons ATGGCGGGCTACCGCGGGGGCTCCTCCGTCTCCGCCTCCACCGGCGGCGGGGGCAGCGCGGTGGCCGCAGCCTTCTCCACCCGGCTGCTGCTACTCCTCACGCTGCTGCCGCTCGCGCTCGCCGCCTTCGCCTTCGCGCTCCAGTGGCGCGGCGGTATGCGGGACCCGGCAGGTGCAGCCTGGCCCGCCGACGCGCAGCGCTTCCCGGGCATGGAGAACAGCCCCCTCTCCTCCTCCCACGGAGGAGCAGGCTCCTACTtcgccgtctcctcctcctcctcctccccgggAGCCGACTGCGCCGAGATCCTTGGCCGGAGCGCCGCGTCCTCCAATGGAATCTCGCTCTACCGCGGGTGGAGCTTCGACTCCGAATCTGCTATAACCCCCAAG ATCTGTATCACGGGAAGCACATCTGCTAGCCTACACCAGATTCTTCCATGGTTGTATTATCACAAGGTCATTGGTGTTTCCCATTTCTTTCTTTTTGTTGAAGGAGAGGCTGCAAAGCCAGCTGTCACCTCTGTTCTTGAATCTATTCGG GGTGTAAAAATTATTTACAGAACTAAAGAACTGAAAGAGAAACAGGAGAAAAG CCGCATTTGGAATGAGACGTGGCTAGCAGGTTTCTTTTACAAGCCGTGTAATTACGAACTATTTGTCAAGCAATCACTAAACATGGAAATGGCTATTATTATGGCAAGG GATGCTGGAATGGATTGGATCATTCACCTCGATACTGATGAGTTGATTCATCCAGCTGGTGCCCGAGAGTACTCCCTGAGGCGATTGCTTTTAGATGTTCCTGACAATGTTGACATGGTTATCTTCCCCAATTAT GAGAGCAGCATTGAACGTGATGACATTAAGGATCCTTTTACTGAG GTTTCCATGTTTAAGAAAAATTATGACCATCTTCCAAAGGATACATACTTTGGCCTGTACAAAGAAGCAACACGTGGTAATCCAAACTACTTCCTTACTTATGGTAATGGGAAATCAGCTGCAAGGGTTCAGGAGCATTTGCGACCGAACGGTGCTCATAGATGGCATAATTACATGAAATCCCCAAA TGAAATCAAATTGGAGGAGGCTGCTATTCTGCATTACACCTACACAAAGTTCTCAGACCTAACCTCAAGGAGGGATAGATGCGGCTGCAAACCAACTAAAGAAGATGTGAAGCGATGTTTTATCTTGGAATTTGACCGTTTG GCCTTTATAATTGCATCAACAGCTACTGAGGAGGAGATGAGGAACTG GTACAAGGAACATGTTGTATGGACCGATAGAGACACCAATTTGAAACTTTTAAGGAAGAGTGTCTTGACACGCATATATGCGCCCATG GCTATTATCCGTGGCCTCAAGGAATCTGGCGTCTTTACCAATGCAGTAACATCAGCGAAAGCACAGTCAAAAACGAAGTCATCAAACATGGGTCTCGGAAACAAGGATCCTATCCAGCCAAACGGAACTGCTGGTCAGTCCACACTGGAAGGCAGTCATGGAAAGTTGCAGGCAACCGTGAGAAAGATCCTGGAAATGGTTGACACACAGGAAGAAGCAGCGATGCCACCAATGTCGCCCCCGGGTTTTCTTGAGCTGACTGAAAGTGTCACTGCCTTTTCATGA
- the LOC100502472 gene encoding uncharacterized protein isoform X1, whose amino-acid sequence MIVMMILMATTKMIMTSMKLTLTSTLLINLMIWIFLQAWRPPYLGCRKLHPRKMSKSHLNQILQMRMQINIRSSSSLILFRISLTITTLRILMESQTEPGQREFNMTGNFWRRIYQGHVYCCKKVQIILNGLDSVSLAYIFVRVAEDRMDLLRAAIIGPKGTPYHDGLFFFDIHIPSAYPCAPPLVYYHSGGLRINPNLYNNGKVCLSLLGTWDGRGCEKWNPAQSTMLQVLVSIQALILNDKPYYNEPGYESYANTPNGERLALDYNDNTFLHSCKTMLYSLRRPPEHFADLVAGHFRVHGHTILAACKHYMAGNDIGSVVPEEEEEEEEEESSEHKSGDAGASGSAPELGVIKAIPTKRRSSFNPSLKVLYEDLLMEFNVKGADTRKFIDEKLKKNKPAAA is encoded by the exons ATGATTGTGATGATGATTTTGATGGCTACGACGAAGATGATTATGACTTCGATGAAGCTGACTTTAACCAGCACCTTGCTGATAAATTTGATGATTTGGATCTTCCTCCAGGCGTGGAGGCCACCGTACCTTGGTTGCAGAAAACTACACCCAAGGAAGATGTCAAAGAGCCACCTAAATCAAATACTGCAGATGAGAATGCAAATAAATATACGCAGTTCAAGCAGTTTGATACTGTTCAGAATTTCTCTGACCATTACTACGCTAAGAATTCTCATGGAGAG CCAAACAGAGCCTGGTCAAAGAGAGTTCAACATGACTGGAAACTTCTGGAGAAGGATCTACCAG GGCCATGTCTACTGCTGTAAGAAGGTACAAATCATCCTGAATGGTCTGGACAGTGTTTCCCTGG CGTATATTTTTGTCCGGGTTGCTGAAGATAGAATGGACCTTCTTAGGGCTGCGATTATTGGGCCCAAGGGAACACCTTACCATGATGGGCTTTTCTTCTTTGATATTCACATTCCCTCTGCTTATCCTTGTGCTCCCCCG CTGGTATATTACCACTCTGGAGGACTTCGGATTAATCCAAACTTGTATAACAATGGGAAAGTGTGTCTTAGCCTGTTGGGTACCTGGGATGGTAGAGGTTGTGAGAAGTGGAATCCAGCTCAATCGACAATGCTGCAAGTTCTTGTCTCCATTCAAGCTCTGATTTTGAATGACAAGCCATATTACAACGAGCCAGGATATGAGTCCTATGCCAACACTCCGAATGGAGAGCGGTTGGCTTTGGACTATAATGACAACACCTTTCTGCACTCATGCAAGACTATGTTATACTCACTTCGGAGGCCTCCAGAG CACtttgcagatcttgtcgctggccACTTTCGGGTGCATGGGCACACGATTCTCGCGGCATGCAAGCACTACATGGCGGGTAATGATATTGGGTCAGTGGTgccagaggaggaggaggaggaggaggaggaagagtcATCAGAACACAAGAGCGGTGATGCTGGAGCATCGGGTAGTGCACCAGAGCTAGGAGTGATCAAGGCAATCCCTACGAAGAGACGCAGCTCATTCAATCCAAGCTTGAAGGTGCTGTACGAAGATCTGCTGATGGAATTCAATGTGAAGGGTGCCGACACAAGGAAATTCATCGATGAGAAGTTGAAGAAGAACAAACCTGCAGCCGCCTGA
- the LOC100502472 gene encoding uncharacterized protein LOC100502472, with protein sequence MDTESLQQGSSSSWHTTGAVSCGAAQQQKRQRCQGSSSDQAGSSSSSSLQISEPEPQQIQEEEDYYMEDDCDDDFDGYDEDDYDFDEADFNQHLADKFDDLDLPPGVEATVPWLQKTTPKEDVKEPPKSNTADENANKYTQFKQFDTVQNFSDHYYAKNSHGEPNRAWSKRVQHDWKLLEKDLPAYIFVRVAEDRMDLLRAAIIGPKGTPYHDGLFFFDIHIPSAYPCAPPLVYYHSGGLRINPNLYNNGKVCLSLLGTWDGRGCEKWNPAQSTMLQVLVSIQALILNDKPYYNEPGYESYANTPNGERLALDYNDNTFLHSCKTMLYSLRRPPEHFADLVAGHFRVHGHTILAACKHYMAGNDIGSVVPEEEEEEEEEESSEHKSGDAGASGSAPELGVIKAIPTKRRSSFNPSLKVLYEDLLMEFNVKGADTRKFIDEKLKKNKPAAA encoded by the exons ATGGACACCGA GTCCTTGCAGCAGGGGAGCTCCTCGTCGTGGCACACGACGGGCGCCGTGTCGTGTGGAGCCGCGCAGCAGCAGAAGCGCCAGCGGTGCCAG GGTTCTTCCAGCGATCAAGCTGGTTCCAGCTCAAGTAGTTCTCTGCAAATATCAGAACCAGAACCCCAACAAATCCAAGAAGAAGAGGATTACTATATGGAGGATGATTGTGATGATGATTTTGATGGCTACGACGAAGATGATTATGACTTCGATGAAGCTGACTTTAACCAGCACCTTGCTGATAAATTTGATGATTTGGATCTTCCTCCAGGCGTGGAGGCCACCGTACCTTGGTTGCAGAAAACTACACCCAAGGAAGATGTCAAAGAGCCACCTAAATCAAATACTGCAGATGAGAATGCAAATAAATATACGCAGTTCAAGCAGTTTGATACTGTTCAGAATTTCTCTGACCATTACTACGCTAAGAATTCTCATGGAGAG CCAAACAGAGCCTGGTCAAAGAGAGTTCAACATGACTGGAAACTTCTGGAGAAGGATCTACCAG CGTATATTTTTGTCCGGGTTGCTGAAGATAGAATGGACCTTCTTAGGGCTGCGATTATTGGGCCCAAGGGAACACCTTACCATGATGGGCTTTTCTTCTTTGATATTCACATTCCCTCTGCTTATCCTTGTGCTCCCCCG CTGGTATATTACCACTCTGGAGGACTTCGGATTAATCCAAACTTGTATAACAATGGGAAAGTGTGTCTTAGCCTGTTGGGTACCTGGGATGGTAGAGGTTGTGAGAAGTGGAATCCAGCTCAATCGACAATGCTGCAAGTTCTTGTCTCCATTCAAGCTCTGATTTTGAATGACAAGCCATATTACAACGAGCCAGGATATGAGTCCTATGCCAACACTCCGAATGGAGAGCGGTTGGCTTTGGACTATAATGACAACACCTTTCTGCACTCATGCAAGACTATGTTATACTCACTTCGGAGGCCTCCAGAG CACtttgcagatcttgtcgctggccACTTTCGGGTGCATGGGCACACGATTCTCGCGGCATGCAAGCACTACATGGCGGGTAATGATATTGGGTCAGTGGTgccagaggaggaggaggaggaggaggaggaagagtcATCAGAACACAAGAGCGGTGATGCTGGAGCATCGGGTAGTGCACCAGAGCTAGGAGTGATCAAGGCAATCCCTACGAAGAGACGCAGCTCATTCAATCCAAGCTTGAAGGTGCTGTACGAAGATCTGCTGATGGAATTCAATGTGAAGGGTGCCGACACAAGGAAATTCATCGATGAGAAGTTGAAGAAGAACAAACCTGCAGCCGCCTGA